A region from the Musa acuminata AAA Group cultivar baxijiao chromosome BXJ1-10, Cavendish_Baxijiao_AAA, whole genome shotgun sequence genome encodes:
- the LOC103969341 gene encoding ethylene-responsive transcription factor WIN1-like produces MVQSKKFRGVRQRHWGSWVSEIRHPLLKRRVWLGTFETAEEAARAYDEAAVLMSGRNAKTNFPVPRTPEGDAAAAADASSKALSEVLSAKLRKCCKTTPSSSLTCLRLDTEKSHIGVWQKRPGTRDGSSWVMTVELGNASHGREDAGEAMMAPTSSLAVEGVSSQEAVGGMDEEERLALQMIEELLGRNRPTSPSHAGIEGEDSFFL; encoded by the exons ATGGTACAGTCGAAGAAGTTCCGAGGAGTCCGGCAGCGCCACTGGGGCTCCTGGGTCTCTGAGATAAGACATCCTCTCCT GAAGCGAAGGGTGTGGCTTGGCACCTTCGAGACGGCAGAGGAGGCCGCCCGAGCCTACGACGAGGCCGCGGTGCTCATGAGCGGACGCAACGCGAAGACCAACTTCCCGGTGCCCCGCACCCCGGAGggcgacgccgccgccgccgccgacgccTCCTCCAAGGCCCTGTCGGAGGTCCTCAGCGCCAAGCTCCGCAAGTGCTGCAAGACCACCCCCTCCTCCTCCCTCACCTGCCTCCGGCTCGACACCGAGAAGTCTCACATCGGGGTCTGGCAGAAGCGCCCCGGCACCCGCGACGGCTCCAGCTGGGTCATGACCGTGGAGCTCGGCAACGCGAGCCACGGCCGAGAAGACGCCGGCGAGGCGATGATGGCGCCGACGTCGTCCCTCGCTGTGGAGGGGGTGTCGTCCCAGGAGGCGGTCGGAGGGATGGACGAGGAGGAGAGGCTGGCGTTGCAGATGATAGAAGAGCTCCTCGGCAGGAACCGCCCAACCTCTCCCTCCCATGCAGGGATAGAAGGTGAAGACAGCTTTTTCCTCTAG